From the genome of Miscanthus floridulus cultivar M001 chromosome 10, ASM1932011v1, whole genome shotgun sequence, one region includes:
- the LOC136486557 gene encoding uncharacterized protein has translation MAAEMVSSAVAQEAVNQVLSRIKDGCHHKSDAKEHIERMEMAHIKLEAALETSNKWNVTSAPLLRWRSKLKRASQECDHTLRRCRQRLQEEEEVQQVLRSSSFPKRIAHTAMSFVSLIFSHGKDDELTGSTATRRFERFAEGASEFLRYVEFGGTPCRYMFFDPLIRHLLTGKGTKYCFVSKGQHLSFLLQPFSPLQEQGMEGNLIFLLEDANAPENNFLLTLQLRLSESTDIVGVAVRCLNLFAPHLSSTTETVKTKLTQVPTQDLSWVSDSYSVFGCYDERQNNLHTVCSKWFRPNPLCCQQQDHHYSQSYNATSSSSESLPCDIYMEPVQQVYLLGHVTLSVGNNRQRAVVSVESKTSPEREFPYMKLGVHFWPHASSEDLSPAVDGSATEMINGVVVQSGMHTKISFEQLGDIMIPKAVDCLRRDAAATSYQIMWKSKHGRAYLQFGKTTWRATAQEDRGRKHHKRLPGKKVLGWASANNEFICSWIRHAPVQLQSSVVDWIQKGRQLPQPLLLKTSCFHDCPIMLFSLKDHISLVRTIKSSSKFNG, from the coding sequence ATGGCAGCAGAGATGGTCAGTTCTGCAGTGGCCCAGGAGGCTGTTAACCAAGTCTTATCAAGAATCAAAGATGGTTGTCACCATAAGTCAGATGCAAAAGAGCACATTGAGAGGATGGAGATGGCACACATCAAGCTGGAGGCCGCCCTTGAGACCTCCAACAAGTGGAACGTCACCAGCGCGCCACTGCTGCGTTGGCGGAGCAAGCTCAAGCGCGCCTCACAGGAGTGTGACCACACTCTGCGCAGGTGTAGGCAGCGCttgcaagaagaggaagaagtacaGCAAGTGCTAAGGAGCTCCTCCTTTCCGAAGAGGATCGCTCATACTGCCATGTCGTTTGTTTCCTTAATCTTTAGTCACGGTAAGGATGATGAGCTGACCGGATCCACTGCTACCCGGCGATTTGAACGGTTTGCCGAAGGTGCGAGCGAATTCTTGAGGTATGTAGAGTTTGGTGGCACACCATGCAGATACATGTTTTTCGACCCTTTGATACGCCATCTTCTCACTGGCAAAGGAACTAAGTATTGCTTTGTTAGCAAGGGTCAACATCTGTCATTTCTTCTACAACCCTTTAGTCCACTACAAGAGCAAGGGATGGAGGGTAACCTAATATTCTTACTTGAAGATGCCAATGCCCCAGAAAATAATTTCCTTCTTACCCTCCAATTACGGCTCTCTGAGAGTACAGACATAGTTGGTGTTGCAGTCAGATGCCTGAACCTGTTCGCACCTCACTTAAGCTCAACAACCGAGACTGTGAAAACAAAGCTCACCCAGGTACCAACACAAGACTTGTCCTGGGTGTCTGATTCCTATTCTGTTTTTGGCTGCTATGATGAACGACAGAACAATCTTCACACCGTCTGTTCTAAATGGTTTCGACCGAACCCGCTTTGTTGCCAGCAACAAGATCATCACTATTCCCAGAGCTACAATGCTACAAGCTCATCATCAGAATCATTGCCATGTGATATATACATGGAACCAGTTCAACAAGTGTATTTGTTGGGCCATGTCACACTGTCTGTTGGGAACAACAGGCAGCGGGCAGTTGTCAGTGTTGAAAGCAAAACAAGCCCCGAGAGAGAATTTCCTTATATGAAACTTGGAGTGCATTTCTGGCCCCATGCCTCATCTGAAGATTTGTCGCCTGCAGTCGATGGTTCAGCAACAGAAATGATCAACGGGGTGGTCGTGCAAAGTGGCATGCATACAAAAATTTCCTTTGAACAGCTAGGCGACATTATGATACCAAAGGCAGTAGATTGCCTTCGCAGGGATGCCGCAGCTACCTCATATCAGATTATGTGGAAGTCCAAGCATGGCAGGGCATACCTTCAGTTTGGGAAGACCACATGGAGAGCAACCGCTCAAGAAGACCGAGGTAGAAAACACCATAAACGATTGCCGGGCAAGAAGGTGCTGGGATGGGCCAGTGCCAACAATGAGTTCATATGCTCGTGGATTAGACATGCGCCTGTCCAGTTGCAGAGCTCAGTGGTGGACTGGATTCAGAAAGGAAGACAATTGCCGCAACCATTATTATTGAAAACTTCCTGCTTCCATGACTGTCCAATCATGTTGTTTTCTTTGAAAGATCATATTTCTTTGGTAAGGACAATCAAGTCGTCCAGCAAGTTCAATGGCTGA